Proteins encoded in a region of the Telopea speciosissima isolate NSW1024214 ecotype Mountain lineage unplaced genomic scaffold, Tspe_v1 Tspe_v1.0017, whole genome shotgun sequence genome:
- the LOC122647276 gene encoding aquaporin PIP2-4-like, translated as MIFILVYCSAGISGGHIKPAVTFGLFIARKVSLIRAVMYMVALCLGAMCEVGLVKAFQKSYYVQYGGGANEIADGYSKGVSLAAEIIGTFVLVYTAFSDTDPMRSARDFHVPVSSPVLLGEESIIRSTIEIVLNSLVNPHGKRSN; from the exons ATGATCTTCATCCTTGTTTACTGCTCCGCCGGTATCTCTG gAGGGCATATTAAGCCAGCAGTAACATTTGGGCTTTTCATAGCCCGTAAAGTGTCACTAATCCGTGCTGTGATGTACATGGTGGCTTTATGCTTGGGTGCAATGTGTGAAGTAGGGCTAGTAAAGGCCTTCCAAAAGTCTTACTATGTGCAGTATGGTGGTGGGGCGAACGAGATTGCCGATGGCTACAGCAAAGGTGTGAGTTTGGCAGCTGAAATTATTGGTACCTTTGTCCTTGTCTACACTGCTTTCTCTGATACTGACCCCATGAGAAGTGCCAGAGACTTCCATGTCCCCGTAAGTTCACCTGTTTTACTTGGAGAAGAGAGTATTATTAGAAGTACTATAGAAATTGTTCTCAATTCTCTTGTTAACCCACATGGAAAACGTTCTAATTGA
- the LOC122647277 gene encoding aquaporin PIP2-4-like — MVAQCSGAMYEVGIVKAFQKSYYVQYGGGANEIADGYSKGVGLAAEIIGTFIFVYTVFSATDPMRSARDSIPVSSPVLLGKQSIIRIDIEIILNSLVNPHGKRSNSELLLGFTGAKEELWEYNLMAVSVQAEGKLSWI; from the exons ATGGTGGCACAATGCTCGGGTGCAATGTATGAAGTAGGGATAGTAAAGGCCTTCCAAAAGTCTTACTATGTGCAGTATGGTGGTGGGGCGAACGAGATTGCCGATGGCTACAGCAAAGGGGTGGGTTTGGCAGCTGAAATTATTGGTACCTTCATCTTTGTCTACACTGTTTTCTCTGCTACAGATCCCATGAGAAGTGCCCGAGACTCCATCCCTGTAAGTTCACCTGTTTTACTTGGAAAACAGAGTATTATTAGAATTGATATAGAAATCATTCTCAATTCTCTTGTTAACCCACATGGAAAGCGTTCTAATTCAGAACTTTTGTTGGGATTTACAG GTGCAAAGGAGGAACTTTGGGAGTATAATTTGATGGCTGTATCCGTTCAAGCTGAAGGTAAACTTTCATGGATTTAA